In the Verrucomicrobiota bacterium genome, GACGCGGCGAAGAAGGCGTTCCTCTGCAATCGCATCGGGGACGTCGGGTTCATCCTCGGCATTCTTATTCTGTGGGGGCTTGCCACGGTGAAGGGCGCGGGCGGCCACTTCGACGCGCTGCGGTTCCAGTCGTTGCAGCAGTTCATCGAAACCAAGGACGGCTTCGGTGAATGGGCCACGCTCGCGGGCGTGTTGATTTTCTGCGGTTGTATCGGCAAGTCCGCGCAGTTCCCGCTGCACGTGTGGCTGCCCGACGCGATGGAAGGCCCGACGCCCGTGAGCGCGCTCATCCACGCGGCGACGATGGTCGCGGCGGGCATCTACATGCTCTGCCGGGTCATCTTCGTGCTGAGCGTGCCGGGCTCGGACGCGCTCACGGTCATCGCGTGGATTGGCGGCATCACCGCGCTGCTCGCGGCGCTCATGGCGGTGCAGCAGGACGACATCAAGCGCATCCTCGCCTACTCCACCCTGTCGCAGCTCGGCTACATGGTCATGGCCGTCGGGCTCACACCGTTGCAAGTCGTCGAGGTGGACCCCGCGTGGGCCGGCCCGGCGCCGGCGATGTATCACCTCGTCACGCACGCGTTTTTCAAGGCGCTGCTCTTTCTCGGCGCGGGCTCGGTCATTGTTGCGCTGCATCACGAGCAGAACATCTGGAAGATGGGCGGGCTCGGCCCGCGGATGCCGTGGACGTTCGGCACGTTCCTGCTCGGCACGCTCGCGTTGTGCGGAGTTCCGCCGCTCTCGGGCTTCTACAGCAAGGACTCCATCCTTGCGCTTGCGGCGGCGACGAACCCGGGGTTTTTCGCCGTTGCAGTGTTCGTCGCGGCGCTGACGGCGTTTTACATGACGCGGCTGTTCGTGGTCGCGTTCCTCGGCGGGGCGAAGGGCGGGGCGGCGGACCACGCGCATGAATCGCCCGGGGTGATGACGTGGCCGTTGCGAATCCTCGCCGCGCTCAGCGTCGTGGCGGGCTTCCTCGGGCTCGAAGGCTACCTCGCGCATCACTTCAACGCCCACGCCGCGGCGCACATCGAGCCGTGGTGGGAGGCGCCGTTTGCGCCGTTCAATCACTCGCCGCTCGCCGCATGGTTTGGCCTGTTTGCCGTGATGATCGGCGTCTCCGTGGCGTGGTCGCTTTATCACGGCGCCGAGCGCGACCCGCTGCCCG is a window encoding:
- the nuoL gene encoding NADH-quinone oxidoreductase subunit L, with translation MPVALPWLILLLPLAAAVVIALFTLRRDKLSVTLSTGAVTLSFAGSVFLFFFTGDHATDVPERRVYWLDVGGFKVSVQLLVDRLSALMTLVVTGVAMLIHIYSRGYMAGDRSFARYFATLSLFTFSMLGIVLANNFVVLFIFWELVGVSSYLLIGFWFEKPTAADAAKKAFLCNRIGDVGFILGILILWGLATVKGAGGHFDALRFQSLQQFIETKDGFGEWATLAGVLIFCGCIGKSAQFPLHVWLPDAMEGPTPVSALIHAATMVAAGIYMLCRVIFVLSVPGSDALTVIAWIGGITALLAALMAVQQDDIKRILAYSTLSQLGYMVMAVGLTPLQVVEVDPAWAGPAPAMYHLVTHAFFKALLFLGAGSVIVALHHEQNIWKMGGLGPRMPWTFGTFLLGTLALCGVPPLSGFYSKDSILALAAATNPGFFAVAVFVAALTAFYMTRLFVVAFLGGAKGGAADHAHESPGVMTWPLRILAALSVVAGFLGLEGYLAHHFNAHAAAHIEPWWEAPFAPFNHSPLAAWFGLFAVMIGVSVAWSLYHGAERDPLPVKLGSLARAMRNRFGFDEAYEEIVAKTQDALASFADWFDRWIVAGLMVRGAHGTTELLGRALRLVQTGSLQTYAFLFAAGVVVVLICVLH